A single genomic interval of Eriocheir sinensis breed Jianghai 21 chromosome 33, ASM2467909v1, whole genome shotgun sequence harbors:
- the LOC127006552 gene encoding adenine DNA glycosylase-like isoform X1, which yields MVKPAAPTIGPLHHLKAGEVATIQRGLLAWYDANKRVLPWRSIAATEPDTQKRVYAVWISEIMLQQTQVSTVISYFETWMSKWPRVGDLAQASLEEVNQVWAGLGYYSRARRLHEGAIKVVEELKGKFPNDKDGLVRELPGVGRYSGSAIASIALGQAVGVVDGNVNRVLARLRGIGSDITSPSTAEHMWNLADQIVDPKRPGDFNQAIMELGATVCTPKAPKCNACPLRAVCVAQQRSEHLQEKSSIKNHFQHSKKSVEEEEPSIPDIECLADCDFCLQKEDWDESLGVQNYPCKGQKTKQREETTAVVVIECEDNKMLLVQRPKGGLLANLWEFPHIPLMDEDKDQWEERVTRQVTEQYGIKEPCASSKTFIADVTHIFSHIRQTYRVYKVFLADESVVVWPERYQQGQWMTREEFLASATSTAMKKVLKAVEGAANKGKNKKTKNSPADQPTKKQKTISQFFSPTAKK from the exons ATGGTGAAGCCAGCCGCCCCCACTATCGGCCCCCTGCACCACCTCAAGGCAGGAGAGGTGGCCACCATACAGCGTGGCCTCCTGGCCTGGTATGATGCCAACAAGCGGGTGCTGCCCTGGCGGTCCATTGCTGCCACAGAGCCTGACACACAAAAGAGAGTCTATGCTG TGTGGATCTCTGAGATAATGCTGCAGCAAACACAGGTCAGCACAGTGATCAGCTATTTTGAGACGTGGATGTCCAAGTGGCCCAGAGTAGGGGACCTGGCCCAGGCCTCCCTGGAAGAGGTCAACCAAGTCTGGGCTGGCCTTGGGTACTACTCCAGGGCTCGCAGACTGCACGAGGGAGCCATCAAG GTGGTGGAGGAGCTCAAGGGAAAGTTTCCGAATGACAAGGATGGTCTGGTACGGGAGCTGCCTGGTGTTGGCCGCTACTCAGGGAGTGCCATCGCCTCCATTGCTCTGGGGCAGGCTGTGGGAGTGGTGGATGGCAATGTAAACAGAGTCTTGGCCCGGCTTAGAGGTATTGGCAGCGACATCACCTCCCCA TCAACAGCAGAACACATGTGGAATTTGGCTGACCAAATTGTTGATCCCAAGAGGCCTGGAGACTTCAATCAGGCAATAATGGAACTCGGAGCAACTGTTTGCACACCAAAG GCCCCAAAGTGCAACGCCTGTCCCCTTCGTGCCGTGTGTGTTGCCCAGCAGAGATCAGAACACTTGCAAGAGAAGTCTTCAATCAAAAACCACTTCCAGCACAGCAAAAAAAGCGTGGAAGAGGAAGAGCCTTCCATTCCAGATATTGAATGCT TGGCTGATTGTGACTTTTGTCTCCAAAAAGAAGACTGGGATGAAAG tCTTGGGGTGCAGAACTACCCATGTAAGGGACAAAAGACTAAGCAGAGGGAGGAGACAACGGCTGTGGTGGTCATTGAGTGTGAGGACAACAAGATGCTGCTGGTGCAGCGGCCCAAGGGAG GTTTGCTGGCCAACTTGTGGGAGTTTCCTCACATACCACTGATGGATGAGGACAAAGACCAGTGGGAGGAGAGAGTGACAAGACAGGTTACCGAGCAGTATGGTATAAAAGAGCCTTGTGCCTCATCAAAAACATTCATTGCAGATGTCACACACATTTTCTCCCACATAAGACAAACTTACAG AGTGTACAAAGTCTTCCTGGCTGATGAGAGTGTTGTGGTCTGGCCTGAGAGGTACCAGCAGGGCCAGTGGATGACTAGAGAGGAGTTCCTTGCATCAGCTACCTCAACAGCCATGAAAAAG GTGTTGAAGGCAGTGGAGGGTGCAGCAAACAAAGGCAAG AATAAGAAGACCAAGAACTCACCTGCAGACCAACCCACAAAGAAGCAGAAGACCATCTCTCAGTTTTTCTCACCAACAGCCAAGAAGTAG
- the LOC127006552 gene encoding adenine DNA glycosylase-like isoform X2, translating into MSRILSVLYVFCFFSHEFPYKGLLTSLLWHQDQDQGIRPCNVCCEVTAHATPTMVKPAAPTIGPLHHLKAGEVATIQRGLLAWYDANKRVLPWRSIAATEPDTQKRVYAVWISEIMLQQTQVSTVISYFETWMSKWPRVGDLAQASLEEVNQVWAGLGYYSRARRLHEGAIKVVEELKGKFPNDKDGLVRELPGVGRYSGSAIASIALGQAVGVVDGNVNRVLARLRGIGSDITSPSTAEHMWNLADQIVDPKRPGDFNQAIMELGATVCTPKAPKCNACPLRAVCVAQQRSEHLQEKSSIKNHFQHSKKSVEEEEPSIPDIECLADCDFCLQKEDWDESLGVQNYPCKGQKTKQREETTAVVVIECEDNKMLLVQRPKGGLLANLWEFPHIPLMDEDKDQWEERVTRQVTEQYGIKEPCASSKTFIADVTHIFSHIRQTYRVYKVFLADESVVVWPERYQQGQWMTREEFLASATSTAMKKVLKAVEGAANKGKNKKTKNSPADQPTKKQKTISQFFSPTAKK; encoded by the exons ATGAGTAGGATACTGTCTGTTCTgtatgttttttgtttcttttcacat gaGTTCCCGTACAAAGGTTTGCTGACAAGTCTTCTGTggcatcaagatcaagatcaaggcaTTCGCCCATGCAACGTGTGTTGTGAG GTGACTGCCCATGCCACCCCCACAATGGTGAAGCCAGCCGCCCCCACTATCGGCCCCCTGCACCACCTCAAGGCAGGAGAGGTGGCCACCATACAGCGTGGCCTCCTGGCCTGGTATGATGCCAACAAGCGGGTGCTGCCCTGGCGGTCCATTGCTGCCACAGAGCCTGACACACAAAAGAGAGTCTATGCTG TGTGGATCTCTGAGATAATGCTGCAGCAAACACAGGTCAGCACAGTGATCAGCTATTTTGAGACGTGGATGTCCAAGTGGCCCAGAGTAGGGGACCTGGCCCAGGCCTCCCTGGAAGAGGTCAACCAAGTCTGGGCTGGCCTTGGGTACTACTCCAGGGCTCGCAGACTGCACGAGGGAGCCATCAAG GTGGTGGAGGAGCTCAAGGGAAAGTTTCCGAATGACAAGGATGGTCTGGTACGGGAGCTGCCTGGTGTTGGCCGCTACTCAGGGAGTGCCATCGCCTCCATTGCTCTGGGGCAGGCTGTGGGAGTGGTGGATGGCAATGTAAACAGAGTCTTGGCCCGGCTTAGAGGTATTGGCAGCGACATCACCTCCCCA TCAACAGCAGAACACATGTGGAATTTGGCTGACCAAATTGTTGATCCCAAGAGGCCTGGAGACTTCAATCAGGCAATAATGGAACTCGGAGCAACTGTTTGCACACCAAAG GCCCCAAAGTGCAACGCCTGTCCCCTTCGTGCCGTGTGTGTTGCCCAGCAGAGATCAGAACACTTGCAAGAGAAGTCTTCAATCAAAAACCACTTCCAGCACAGCAAAAAAAGCGTGGAAGAGGAAGAGCCTTCCATTCCAGATATTGAATGCT TGGCTGATTGTGACTTTTGTCTCCAAAAAGAAGACTGGGATGAAAG tCTTGGGGTGCAGAACTACCCATGTAAGGGACAAAAGACTAAGCAGAGGGAGGAGACAACGGCTGTGGTGGTCATTGAGTGTGAGGACAACAAGATGCTGCTGGTGCAGCGGCCCAAGGGAG GTTTGCTGGCCAACTTGTGGGAGTTTCCTCACATACCACTGATGGATGAGGACAAAGACCAGTGGGAGGAGAGAGTGACAAGACAGGTTACCGAGCAGTATGGTATAAAAGAGCCTTGTGCCTCATCAAAAACATTCATTGCAGATGTCACACACATTTTCTCCCACATAAGACAAACTTACAG AGTGTACAAAGTCTTCCTGGCTGATGAGAGTGTTGTGGTCTGGCCTGAGAGGTACCAGCAGGGCCAGTGGATGACTAGAGAGGAGTTCCTTGCATCAGCTACCTCAACAGCCATGAAAAAG GTGTTGAAGGCAGTGGAGGGTGCAGCAAACAAAGGCAAG AATAAGAAGACCAAGAACTCACCTGCAGACCAACCCACAAAGAAGCAGAAGACCATCTCTCAGTTTTTCTCACCAACAGCCAAGAAGTAG
- the LOC127006553 gene encoding dihydropteridine reductase-like: MSAGRVIVYGGRGALGSIVVKHFKANNFWVGTIDLVANDEADTSVVVNRDDSWAAQTTAVIEGLTAALGGEKVDAIINVAGGWAGGNAGSKDFQKSCETMWSQSVWSSTITAQAAALFLKEGGLVTLTGAQPALKGTAGMIGYGMAKAAVHQLTKSLGQDNSGLPKNSTAVAILPVTLDTPMNRKWMSGADFSSWTPLEFVAELFHKWLSGKERPASGSLVQLVTKENKTDLVVA, from the exons ATGTCAGCCGGGAGAGTTATCGTTTATGGGGGTCGCGGCGCCTTAGGCTCCATCGTGGTGAAACACTTTAAGGCCAACAATTTC TGGGTGGGGACCATTGACTTGGTGGCCAATGATGAGGCAGACACAAGTGTGGTGGTGAACAGGGATGACAGCTGGGCAGCGCAGACCACCGCTGTCATTGAAG GGTTGACAGCTGCCCTGGGTGGTGAGAAGGTGGACGCCATCATAAACGTGGCCGGGGGCTGGGCTGGAGGGAACGCTGGCAGCAAGG ACTTCCAGAAGTCATGTGAGACCATGTGGTCTCAGAGTGTGTGGTCTTCCACCATCACAGCCCAAGCTGCAGCACTCTTCCTGAAAGAAGGTGGGCTGGTCACCCTCACTGGAGCACAGCCAGCACTGAAGGGAACAGCAG GCATGATTGGCTATGGGATGGCCAAGGCGGCTGTACACCAGCTAACCAAGAGCCTTGGCCAGGATAATTCTGGTCTGCCCAAAAATTCCACGGCTGTTGCCATCCTGCCTGTGACTCTGGACACCCCAATGAATCGCAAGTGGATGTCTGGGGCAGACTTCTCCAGTTGGACACCCCTGGAGTTTGTTGCTGA GCTGTTCCATAAGTGGCTCAGTGGCAAAGAGCGGCCAGCATCAGGCAGTCTGGTGCAGCTGGTCACCAAGGAAAACAAGACTGACCTGGTGGTGGCCTAA